The Streptomyces sp. Mut1 genome window below encodes:
- a CDS encoding alpha/beta fold hydrolase — protein sequence MNSYRQPGLVLTDHHFSVPLDHADPGGERIEIFGREIVAASKADQELPWLLYLEGGPGFGARRFAGAEAWLGRAVREFRVLLLDQRGTGLSTPANRQTLPLRGGPREQADYLAHFRADSIVRDCEFIRPQLTGGAPWTVLGQSFGGFCAVRYLSAAPEGLSTVLITGGLPSLDAHADDVYRAAYPRIERKVAAHYARYPQDVERAREITAHLAEHRPESAGHRLTPEGFQSLGILLGGGSGSHQLHYLLENAFVRTPHGTELSDTFQEAMRTATSFAGHPLYALMHEAIYGQDGRPTDWAAERVRAEFPQFDAVKALEGDGPVLFTGESIHPWHFDVDPALRPLRETAGLLAARTDWAPLYDPERLAANEVPVAAAVYHDDMYVDTAHALRTAAAIRGLRTWVTDEFEHDGVRAGGPRVLDRLLAVVRDEV from the coding sequence TTGAACAGCTACCGTCAGCCCGGCCTCGTCCTCACCGACCATCACTTCAGCGTCCCGCTCGACCACGCCGACCCCGGCGGTGAACGGATCGAGATCTTCGGCCGGGAGATCGTGGCCGCCTCCAAGGCGGACCAGGAGCTGCCCTGGCTGCTCTACCTGGAGGGCGGCCCCGGCTTCGGCGCCCGCCGCTTCGCGGGCGCGGAGGCCTGGCTCGGACGGGCGGTCCGCGAATTCCGGGTGCTCCTGCTCGACCAGCGCGGCACCGGCCTGTCCACCCCGGCCAACCGGCAGACCCTCCCGCTGCGCGGCGGACCGCGCGAGCAGGCCGACTACCTCGCCCACTTCCGCGCGGACAGCATCGTGCGGGACTGCGAGTTCATCCGCCCGCAGCTGACCGGCGGGGCGCCCTGGACGGTCCTCGGCCAGTCCTTCGGCGGCTTCTGCGCCGTGCGCTACCTCTCCGCCGCTCCCGAGGGCCTCAGCACGGTCCTGATCACCGGCGGCCTGCCCTCCCTCGACGCCCACGCGGACGACGTCTACCGGGCCGCGTACCCCCGCATCGAACGCAAGGTCGCCGCGCACTACGCCCGCTACCCGCAGGACGTCGAACGCGCCCGGGAGATCACCGCTCACCTCGCGGAGCACCGCCCCGAGAGCGCCGGGCACCGGCTGACGCCCGAAGGCTTCCAGTCCCTCGGCATCCTGCTCGGCGGTGGCAGCGGCAGCCACCAGCTGCACTACCTCCTGGAGAACGCCTTCGTCCGCACCCCGCACGGCACGGAGCTCTCCGACACCTTCCAGGAAGCCATGCGCACCGCGACGTCGTTCGCCGGGCACCCCCTGTACGCCCTGATGCACGAGGCCATCTACGGCCAGGACGGCCGGCCCACCGACTGGGCGGCGGAGCGGGTCCGGGCGGAGTTCCCGCAGTTCGACGCCGTGAAGGCGCTGGAGGGCGACGGGCCGGTCCTGTTCACGGGCGAGTCCATCCACCCCTGGCACTTCGACGTGGACCCGGCGCTGCGCCCGCTGCGCGAGACGGCCGGACTCCTCGCGGCCCGCACCGACTGGGCACCGCTGTACGACCCCGAGCGCCTCGCCGCCAACGAGGTCCCGGTGGCCGCCGCCGTCTACCACGACGACATGTACGTCGACACCGCTCACGCGCTGCGCACCGCCGCCGCGATTCGCGGGCTGCGCACCTGGGTGACCGACGAGTTCGAGCACGACGGGGTCCGCGCGGGCGGGCCGCGCGTGCTGGACCGGCTGCTCGCGGTGGTCCGCGACGAGGTCTGA
- a CDS encoding rhodanese-like domain-containing protein, whose translation MTSPVPASLSPAQAAARLPEFTVIDVRAPGEYAAGHVPGALNIPLDRLSDAVPALKSASARGALLIVCASGVRSTRACDILSAADIEAATLTGGTSAWESEGHGLEHPEGGRATWPMERQVRLAAGSLVVAGLLAGVRYPAARWLAAGVGSGLVFSAVTDTCGMAAALSKLPHNRAPRSAAGLDATLDALQA comes from the coding sequence GTGACCAGCCCCGTCCCCGCATCCCTCTCCCCCGCCCAGGCCGCCGCCCGGCTCCCGGAGTTCACCGTGATCGATGTGCGGGCCCCCGGTGAGTACGCCGCAGGGCACGTGCCGGGTGCGCTGAACATACCGCTGGACCGTCTCTCCGACGCGGTACCCGCCCTCAAGTCCGCGTCCGCCCGCGGCGCGCTGCTCATCGTGTGCGCCTCGGGCGTCCGCTCGACGCGCGCGTGCGACATCCTCTCGGCAGCCGACATCGAGGCCGCGACGCTCACGGGCGGCACCTCCGCCTGGGAGAGCGAGGGCCACGGCCTGGAACACCCGGAGGGCGGCAGGGCCACCTGGCCGATGGAACGCCAGGTGCGGCTGGCCGCCGGCTCGCTCGTGGTGGCCGGGCTGCTGGCCGGGGTCAGGTATCCCGCCGCGCGCTGGCTGGCCGCCGGCGTCGGCTCCGGCCTCGTCTTCTCCGCGGTCACCGACACCTGCGGCATGGCGGCGGCCCTGTCCAAGCTCCCGCACAACCGCGCCCCGCGCTCTGCGGCCGGCCTGGACGCGACCCTGGACGCCCTCCAGGCCTGA
- a CDS encoding PIG-L deacetylase family protein — translation MTEQLKPMPEDWRRALAVVAHPDDLEYGCAAAVAGWTDGGRDITYLLATRGEAGIDTLEPEECAPLREREQRASAAAVGVSRVEFLDHRDGVIEYGVPLRRDIAAAIRRHRPELVITLNHRDTWGSVAWNTPDHRAVGRATLDAAADAGNRWIFPELTEEGLEPWDGVRWVAVAGSSTPTHAVDATAGLERSVQSLLAHRTYIEVLTDEDPETYCRTFLTANAEVAAERFGGRPAIPFELFGR, via the coding sequence ATGACCGAGCAGCTGAAGCCCATGCCCGAGGACTGGCGGCGCGCGCTCGCCGTGGTCGCCCACCCCGACGACCTGGAGTACGGCTGCGCGGCGGCCGTGGCCGGGTGGACCGACGGCGGGCGCGACATCACCTATCTGCTGGCCACCCGGGGCGAGGCCGGCATCGACACGCTCGAACCGGAGGAGTGCGCGCCGCTGCGTGAACGGGAGCAGCGCGCGAGCGCCGCCGCCGTGGGAGTCTCGCGCGTCGAGTTCCTGGACCACCGCGACGGGGTCATCGAGTACGGCGTCCCGCTCCGTCGCGACATCGCCGCGGCCATCCGCCGGCACCGTCCCGAGCTGGTGATCACGCTCAACCACCGCGATACCTGGGGCTCGGTCGCCTGGAACACGCCCGACCACCGTGCGGTCGGACGCGCCACCCTCGACGCGGCCGCCGACGCGGGCAACCGCTGGATCTTTCCCGAGCTGACCGAAGAGGGCCTCGAACCGTGGGACGGGGTGCGCTGGGTGGCCGTGGCCGGATCGTCCACCCCCACCCACGCGGTGGACGCGACGGCCGGGCTCGAACGGTCCGTGCAGTCCCTCCTGGCCCACCGCACGTACATCGAGGTGCTCACGGACGAGGACCCCGAGACGTACTGCCGTACCTTCCTCACCGCCAACGCGGAGGTGGCGGCCGAGCGCTTCGGCGGGCGTCCGGCCATCCCGTTCGAGCTCTTCGGCCGCTGA
- a CDS encoding beta-N-acetylglucosaminidase domain-containing protein yields MTPRSPRITALTAAAALLGGGLLAAGPSAHAADGAPAGASAKAQDTPAITPTPRSVNNRTDRVTITPTVTLVAGGTADGPALDVVEAALREAGARHVVRAERPAPGRLTVYAGDPAALAAQKLEGPSALPAEGYVLGIGAGRIVLAGKDTTGTYYAAQTLRQVLPHRARPGGKVAGLAVRDWPGTALRGVIEGFYGTPWSHEARLDQLDYYGEHKMNIYVYSPKDDDYLRAKWREPYPAGQLAQIEDLTDRAAQRHVEFTYALSPGLSVCYSSEDDVKALVDKFQTMWDIGVRTFAVPLDDISYTDWNCDADQEKWGTGGGAAGAAQAHLLNRVNQEFIATHAGAQPLQMVPTEYYNVSSSAYKTALSEQLDPHVLVEWTGVGVVAPTMTVAQADAAREVFGHPILTWDNYPVNDYATDRLLLGPFNGREKGLPGRLAGITANPMIQPFASKLSLYTVADYAWNDAAYDPRESWGKGLKEYAGGDARTEKALRAFADVNYSSALNTDKAPELSAEFARYWKSGDAGRLTSVLTSLGAAPARLRADLPDRGFIEDSGPWLDATASWATAARTALGMVEAARAGKGAQAWELRQKLPAQIERAASFTYTGLDGREVPVLVGDGQLDGFVEAATAEYDRLLGVSGRPTASTSLGTYQNNTAARMLDGDDSTYFWSDGAPAAGDQLTVDLGESRSIGDITLVMAKPGSTDDYLHAGVLEYSDDGQSWQKLADFSEKPEVTATPPAGTEARYVRARATAGQTSWVVVREFQVTTTDGAVTGNPPAATGSTLRAAADGDPATVYRAARATEDGESLQVDLVAARTVGSVTVLRPAASGAAADIQLREADGTWHTVGALRGAYTRVDTEGRTADAVRLAWRAGSAAPQVAEVVVGK; encoded by the coding sequence GTGACGCCTCGCTCGCCCCGCATCACCGCACTCACCGCCGCGGCGGCCCTGCTCGGAGGCGGCCTGCTGGCCGCCGGGCCGTCCGCCCACGCGGCTGACGGCGCCCCGGCCGGCGCCTCGGCCAAGGCCCAGGACACCCCGGCCATCACCCCGACCCCGCGGTCGGTGAACAACCGCACGGACCGGGTGACCATCACCCCCACCGTCACGCTCGTCGCGGGAGGGACGGCCGACGGTCCCGCCCTCGACGTGGTCGAGGCGGCCCTGCGCGAGGCGGGCGCCCGGCACGTCGTCCGCGCGGAGCGGCCCGCCCCCGGCAGACTCACCGTGTACGCGGGTGACCCCGCGGCCCTGGCCGCCCAGAAGCTCGAAGGCCCCTCCGCGCTGCCCGCCGAGGGATACGTGCTCGGGATCGGCGCGGGCCGGATCGTCCTCGCCGGCAAGGACACCACCGGCACCTACTACGCCGCGCAGACCCTGCGCCAGGTGCTCCCGCACCGGGCGCGGCCGGGAGGCAAGGTCGCCGGCCTCGCCGTGCGCGACTGGCCGGGAACCGCGCTGCGCGGGGTCATCGAGGGGTTCTACGGCACCCCGTGGTCGCACGAGGCACGCCTCGACCAGCTCGACTACTACGGCGAGCACAAGATGAACATCTACGTGTACTCGCCCAAGGACGACGACTACCTCCGGGCGAAGTGGCGCGAGCCGTACCCCGCCGGGCAGCTGGCCCAGATCGAGGACCTCACCGACCGGGCCGCCCAGCGGCATGTCGAGTTCACCTACGCGCTCTCACCCGGCCTGTCGGTCTGCTACAGCTCCGAGGACGACGTGAAGGCGCTCGTCGACAAGTTCCAGACGATGTGGGACATCGGGGTCCGCACCTTCGCGGTCCCGCTCGACGACATCAGCTACACCGACTGGAACTGCGACGCCGACCAGGAGAAGTGGGGGACCGGCGGCGGTGCGGCGGGCGCGGCCCAGGCCCATCTGCTCAACCGGGTCAACCAGGAGTTCATCGCCACCCACGCCGGCGCCCAGCCGCTCCAGATGGTGCCCACCGAGTACTACAACGTCAGCTCCTCGGCGTACAAGACGGCCCTGTCCGAACAGCTCGACCCCCATGTGCTCGTCGAGTGGACCGGCGTCGGCGTCGTCGCCCCCACCATGACGGTGGCCCAGGCCGACGCGGCCCGGGAGGTGTTCGGGCACCCGATCCTGACCTGGGACAACTACCCGGTCAACGACTACGCGACCGACCGCCTCCTGCTCGGCCCGTTCAACGGCCGCGAGAAGGGGCTGCCGGGGCGGCTCGCCGGGATCACCGCCAACCCGATGATCCAGCCGTTCGCCTCGAAGCTCTCCCTGTACACCGTCGCGGACTACGCCTGGAACGACGCCGCCTACGACCCGCGCGAGTCCTGGGGCAAGGGCCTCAAGGAATACGCGGGAGGCGACGCCCGCACCGAGAAGGCACTGAGGGCCTTCGCCGACGTCAACTACAGCTCCGCGCTCAACACCGACAAGGCGCCCGAGCTGTCCGCCGAGTTCGCCCGCTACTGGAAGTCCGGCGACGCCGGGCGGCTCACCTCCGTCCTGACCTCGCTGGGCGCGGCCCCCGCCCGGCTGCGCGCAGACCTCCCCGACCGCGGCTTCATCGAGGACTCGGGCCCCTGGCTGGACGCCACCGCGTCCTGGGCGACCGCCGCCCGCACCGCCCTCGGCATGGTCGAGGCCGCCCGCGCGGGCAAGGGCGCCCAGGCCTGGGAGCTGAGGCAGAAGCTGCCCGCACAGATCGAGCGGGCCGCCTCCTTCACGTACACCGGACTCGACGGCCGCGAAGTGCCGGTCCTCGTCGGGGACGGGCAGCTGGACGGATTCGTCGAAGCGGCCACCGCCGAGTACGACCGGCTGCTCGGGGTGAGCGGCAGGCCCACGGCCTCGACCAGCCTCGGTACCTACCAGAACAACACCGCCGCCCGGATGCTCGACGGCGACGACTCCACGTACTTCTGGAGCGACGGGGCGCCCGCGGCGGGCGACCAGCTGACCGTCGACCTCGGAGAGTCCCGGTCCATCGGTGACATCACGCTCGTCATGGCCAAGCCGGGCAGCACCGACGACTACCTCCACGCCGGGGTCCTGGAGTACTCGGACGACGGGCAGAGCTGGCAGAAGCTCGCGGACTTCTCCGAAAAGCCCGAGGTCACGGCGACCCCGCCCGCCGGCACCGAGGCGCGCTACGTGCGGGCCCGCGCGACCGCCGGACAGACCAGCTGGGTCGTCGTCCGTGAATTCCAGGTCACGACGACCGACGGCGCCGTCACCGGCAACCCGCCCGCGGCCACCGGCTCCACGCTGCGTGCGGCGGCCGACGGCGACCCGGCCACCGTCTACCGGGCGGCGCGCGCCACCGAGGACGGCGAATCGCTCCAGGTGGACCTCGTCGCCGCGCGTACGGTCGGCTCCGTGACCGTCCTGCGGCCGGCCGCATCCGGCGCCGCCGCCGACATCCAGCTGCGCGAGGCGGACGGCACCTGGCACACCGTCGGCGCGCTGCGCGGCGCGTACACCCGCGTCGACACCGAGGGGCGCACCGCCGACGCGGTACGCCTGGCCTGGCGGGCCGGCTCGGCCGCGCCCCAGGTCGCCGAGGTGGTCGTGGGGAAGTAG
- a CDS encoding NADPH:quinone oxidoreductase family protein, protein MQAWRVHRNGEPSEVMRLEETDRPTPGDGQVTVEVLAANINFPDALLCRGQYQVRPPLPFTPGVEICGRTEDGRRVLATPALPDGGFAQYVVADEAALLPAPEALDDAEAAALHIGYQTGWFGLHRRAHLKAGETLLVHAAAGGVGSAAVQLGKAAGATVIGVVGGPEKARTAAALGCDLVIDRRTEDIVAAVKQFTGGRGADVVYDPVGGDAYAKSVKCIAFEGRVVVVGFASGVIPTPALNHALVKNYSVLGLHWGLYNTKDPQAVRDCHAELTRLAAEGVIKPLISERVAMEQAAAAVQRVADGTSTGRIVVLPSGAAR, encoded by the coding sequence ATGCAGGCATGGCGAGTGCACCGGAACGGCGAGCCGAGCGAGGTGATGCGGCTGGAGGAGACGGATCGGCCCACGCCCGGCGACGGGCAGGTGACCGTCGAGGTGCTCGCGGCGAACATCAACTTCCCCGACGCGCTCCTCTGCCGGGGCCAGTACCAGGTACGGCCACCGCTCCCGTTCACTCCCGGCGTCGAGATCTGCGGCCGCACCGAGGACGGCCGCCGGGTGCTCGCCACCCCCGCCCTGCCCGACGGCGGCTTCGCGCAGTACGTCGTCGCCGACGAGGCGGCCCTGCTGCCGGCCCCCGAGGCGCTGGACGACGCCGAGGCCGCGGCCCTGCACATCGGTTACCAGACCGGCTGGTTCGGGCTGCACCGCCGGGCGCACCTGAAGGCGGGCGAGACCCTTCTCGTGCACGCCGCAGCGGGCGGCGTCGGCAGCGCGGCCGTTCAGCTCGGCAAGGCCGCGGGCGCCACCGTCATCGGCGTCGTCGGCGGACCGGAGAAGGCGAGGACCGCCGCCGCACTCGGCTGCGACCTCGTCATCGACCGGCGCACCGAGGACATCGTCGCGGCGGTCAAGCAGTTCACCGGCGGCCGCGGCGCCGATGTCGTGTACGACCCGGTAGGGGGCGACGCGTACGCCAAGTCGGTGAAGTGCATCGCCTTCGAGGGGCGGGTCGTCGTCGTCGGCTTCGCCAGCGGCGTCATTCCCACCCCCGCGCTCAACCACGCACTGGTGAAGAACTACTCGGTCCTCGGACTCCACTGGGGCCTCTACAACACCAAGGACCCGCAGGCGGTACGCGACTGCCACGCGGAACTCACCCGGCTCGCCGCCGAAGGCGTCATCAAGCCGCTGATCAGCGAGCGGGTCGCGATGGAGCAGGCGGCGGCCGCCGTCCAGCGCGTCGCCGACGGCACCAGCACCGGCCGCATCGTCGTCCTCCCGTCAGGAGCCGCCCGATGA
- a CDS encoding acyl-CoA dehydrogenase family protein: MTAPDAGELRRLTRELLAAHPPATTGRTDFLKARFDAGLAWVHYPVGLGGLDAPRSLQPVVDAELAAANAPDNDPRRIGIGLGMAAPTILGFGTDEQKQRFLKPLWAGEEVWCQLFSEPGAGSDLAALGTRAVRDGESWVVDGQKVWTSSAHVARWAILIARTDPDVPKHRGISYFICDMTDPGVEVRPLRQITGEAEFNEVFLTGVRIPDSRRLGPVGEGWKVAQTTLMNERVSIGGARIPREGGMIGPVARTWRERPGLRTPDLHQRLLTLWVEAEVARLTGERLRQQLVAGQPGPEGSGMKLAFARLNQEISGLEVELLGDEGLLYSDWTMRRPELVDFTGRDAGYRYLRSKGNSIEGGTSEVLLNIVAERVLGLPAEPRNDKDVAWKDLSR, encoded by the coding sequence ATGACCGCCCCCGACGCCGGCGAACTGCGCCGCCTCACCCGCGAACTGCTCGCCGCACACCCTCCGGCCACCACCGGCCGCACCGACTTCCTCAAGGCACGCTTCGACGCCGGACTCGCCTGGGTGCACTACCCGGTGGGCCTCGGCGGCCTGGACGCCCCGCGCTCCCTCCAGCCCGTCGTGGACGCCGAACTCGCCGCCGCGAACGCCCCGGACAACGACCCCCGCCGCATCGGCATCGGCCTCGGCATGGCCGCTCCCACCATCCTCGGCTTCGGCACCGACGAGCAGAAGCAGCGCTTCCTCAAGCCCCTGTGGGCCGGCGAGGAGGTGTGGTGCCAGCTCTTCAGCGAACCGGGCGCCGGCTCCGACCTGGCCGCCCTCGGTACGCGCGCGGTGCGCGACGGCGAGAGCTGGGTGGTCGACGGGCAGAAGGTGTGGACGTCCAGCGCCCACGTGGCGCGCTGGGCGATCCTCATCGCCCGCACCGACCCGGACGTGCCCAAGCACCGCGGCATCAGCTACTTCATCTGCGACATGACCGACCCCGGCGTCGAGGTCCGGCCGCTGCGCCAGATCACCGGCGAGGCCGAGTTCAACGAGGTCTTCCTCACCGGCGTGCGCATCCCCGACAGCCGCAGGCTCGGCCCCGTCGGCGAGGGCTGGAAGGTCGCGCAGACCACCCTCATGAACGAACGCGTCTCCATCGGCGGCGCGCGCATCCCACGCGAGGGCGGCATGATCGGCCCCGTCGCCAGGACCTGGCGCGAACGCCCCGGCCTGCGCACCCCCGACCTGCACCAGCGCCTGCTGACCCTATGGGTCGAGGCCGAGGTCGCCCGGCTCACCGGCGAACGCCTGCGCCAGCAGCTCGTCGCGGGACAGCCCGGCCCCGAGGGCTCCGGCATGAAGCTCGCCTTCGCCCGGCTCAACCAGGAGATCAGCGGCCTCGAAGTGGAACTCCTCGGTGACGAGGGGCTGCTCTACAGCGACTGGACCATGAGGCGGCCCGAACTCGTCGACTTCACCGGCCGCGACGCCGGCTACCGCTACCTCCGCTCCAAGGGCAACTCCATCGAGGGCGGCACGAGCGAGGTACTGCTCAACATCGTCGCCGAACGCGTGCTCGGCCTGCCCGCCGAACCGCGCAACGACAAGGACGTCGCCTGGAAGGACCTCTCCCGATGA
- a CDS encoding acyl-CoA dehydrogenase family protein: MTAQTAVGQAPDLLYSEAEEDLRAAVRSLLADRADAPSVIARTESDTPYDPRLWTALATGIGAAGLLVPEELGGQGATHREAAVVLEELGRSVAPAPYLTSSVVATETLLALGAQDGPVAGLLAQLAEGRKVAVLAVPFSAASAGTPAATGSLDATLGPIADAAAADVLLVPTADGLHAVATDAPGVRVEPLVPLDLTRPLATVALTGATGTRLADAGASARAVDRGLLAGAGLLASEQLGLAEWCLTETVRHTRERHQFNRPVGSFQSLKHRMAQLWLEVVSARAAARNAADALATGSPDTPLAVAVAQAYCSKVAVHAAEECVQLHGGIGMTWEHPAHLYLKRAKADATAYGTAGRHRETVAALMELPAP, encoded by the coding sequence ATGACCGCACAGACCGCAGTGGGCCAGGCGCCCGACCTCCTCTACTCGGAGGCCGAGGAGGACCTGCGCGCCGCCGTCCGCTCCCTGCTCGCGGACCGGGCCGACGCGCCGTCGGTGATCGCCCGCACCGAGTCCGACACGCCGTACGACCCGCGGCTCTGGACGGCGCTCGCCACCGGCATCGGCGCCGCCGGGCTCCTCGTGCCCGAGGAACTGGGCGGCCAGGGCGCCACCCACCGCGAGGCCGCAGTCGTCCTGGAGGAGCTGGGCCGCAGCGTCGCGCCCGCGCCGTACCTGACCAGCTCCGTCGTCGCCACCGAGACCCTGCTGGCGCTCGGCGCGCAGGACGGGCCGGTGGCCGGACTCCTCGCCCAACTCGCCGAGGGCCGCAAGGTCGCGGTGCTCGCCGTCCCGTTCTCCGCCGCGTCCGCGGGCACCCCGGCCGCGACCGGCTCCCTCGACGCGACGCTCGGCCCGATCGCCGACGCGGCCGCCGCCGACGTGCTGCTGGTCCCCACGGCCGACGGCCTGCACGCCGTCGCCACGGACGCGCCCGGCGTACGCGTCGAGCCGCTCGTCCCGCTCGACCTCACCCGCCCGCTCGCCACCGTCGCACTCACCGGCGCCACCGGAACCCGGCTCGCGGACGCCGGGGCCTCGGCACGCGCCGTGGACCGGGGGCTGCTGGCAGGGGCCGGGCTGCTCGCGTCGGAGCAGCTGGGACTTGCCGAGTGGTGCCTGACCGAAACAGTGCGACACACCCGGGAGCGCCACCAGTTCAACCGGCCGGTCGGCTCCTTCCAGTCGCTCAAGCACCGCATGGCGCAGCTCTGGCTGGAGGTCGTCTCGGCTCGGGCCGCGGCGCGAAACGCCGCCGACGCCCTGGCGACGGGCAGCCCCGACACGCCGTTGGCCGTGGCCGTCGCCCAGGCGTACTGCTCGAAGGTCGCCGTCCACGCGGCCGAGGAGTGCGTCCAGCTGCACGGCGGGATCGGGATGACCTGGGAGCACCCGGCACACCTCTACCTGAAGCGGGCCAAGGCCGACGCGACCGCGTACGGCACGGCGGGACGCCACCGGGAGACGGTCGCGGCACTCATGGAGCTGCCGGCACCGTAA
- a CDS encoding PepSY domain-containing protein yields MTNDPHPKNTGFLRAHRLRAAGAACVLLTAGLLTGCGQDSGSSSTAAETSEAARAVPEATGSPSPSASKSASPAQMTEDQKERKELISATKVTYDKAITTAEGAVKDSKLTELELKGPGDADDDMSASPSPTGSPSPTGSATPGAAPQWVAAVVATDGTKHTVRIDAVSGKVVKNSEDTDQDAEDKSKAAKRIANAKQTPQQAAKAATDKKKGTVTSLDLDENDSDALVWKVDVVAKDWNKTTFDIDADNGSITHEETDRD; encoded by the coding sequence ATGACCAATGATCCCCACCCCAAGAACACCGGATTCCTCCGCGCCCACCGCCTCCGCGCGGCCGGCGCCGCCTGCGTCCTGCTCACCGCGGGCCTCCTGACCGGCTGCGGCCAGGACAGCGGCAGCTCCTCCACGGCCGCCGAGACCTCCGAGGCGGCCCGCGCCGTCCCCGAGGCCACGGGCAGCCCGTCACCCAGCGCGAGCAAGAGCGCCTCGCCCGCGCAGATGACCGAGGACCAGAAGGAACGCAAGGAGCTGATCTCGGCCACCAAGGTCACCTACGACAAGGCCATCACCACGGCCGAGGGCGCCGTCAAGGACAGCAAGCTCACCGAGCTGGAACTCAAGGGCCCGGGAGACGCGGACGACGACATGTCGGCCAGCCCCTCGCCGACGGGAAGCCCTTCGCCGACGGGCAGCGCCACGCCCGGCGCCGCTCCGCAGTGGGTCGCCGCCGTCGTCGCGACGGACGGGACGAAGCACACCGTCCGCATCGACGCCGTCTCCGGCAAGGTCGTCAAGAACTCCGAGGACACCGATCAGGACGCCGAGGACAAGAGCAAGGCGGCCAAGCGGATCGCCAACGCCAAGCAGACGCCCCAGCAGGCCGCGAAGGCCGCCACGGACAAGAAGAAGGGCACGGTGACGTCCCTCGACCTGGACGAGAACGACAGCGACGCTCTCGTCTGGAAGGTCGACGTCGTCGCCAAGGACTGGAACAAGACCACCTTCGACATCGACGCGGACAACGGCTCCATCACGCATGAGGAGACCGACCGCGACTGA